In Erythrolamprus reginae isolate rEryReg1 unplaced genomic scaffold, rEryReg1.hap1 H_60, whole genome shotgun sequence, the sequence TTTCTCCATATTTGAACTCACTTTTAATCCCCAGTGTAGTAGCTCTCTCTGGTTTATTATTATAGTAGCTGCCTGCAGTTGTGAGAACGGTCAAGCGGGGATACATCTCCATGCATTTTTCATTTGTCACGTGTGTCACCACTCTTGCTTCCAATTCATCTTCAGTTTGGTTTCCAGTGGGCTTGACATATTCTCCTATGGTGACATTTACACACACATTCAGGAAAAAGTCTCTTGAAATTGGCTGGCTAGAATTTGGGTGGTAAACATGGGTGGCAAAACGGTGACGGTTTTCATTCCACCAACGTTCTTCATCACTGTCATTAAAACGAAAAAACATCTTGGCTATGGGGCTGCCTAAGATGTAGCTCTCGGGGTCTTCCACTGGAGCATTTCTAACAGTTTCCTCCACATATTTCACTTCATCACCCTTTGGCTTTGAGTCCGCTGGGTTGCCATCATGAGATCTGGAATTGCCTCCTTCTGAAGAAGTAAACAAAGTATAAAGGTCTTTAATAGCTTCTGCAATATCATTTGCAGCTTCAAGCATATCCTTCCCCTTGGGCCGTTTAGGTTTGGGATTATACTTTCCCAATTGAGGATTTTGGTGGTTATATGGTTGGTGTGAGAAAGACCTAGGATTTTTAGGGTTAACTGGATATCGTGGAGGATATCCTGGGTTTTGAGAGCTGTCCCGtcaaggaggtggaggaggtggtgCATTTGGGAAGTTGTCGGAATATGATGGAAGATTTCCTGTTTTTTTGTGGATGGACGAAGGTCGTGGAAGATTTGATAGGTTTGGGGAGATGATCGAATGTGGTGGAAGATTTCCTGGGTTTCCGGGGATGAGTAAATTTTGAGAGCTGTCCcgtggaggaggtggaagaggtggTGCATTTCGGGAGTTGGGTGGATATGAGTAGGCAGGCCTATTCACATGAAGATTCCCTCTGTTAAAAGGTCTATTTGGGGATAAGGGTCTATGATTTCGAGGGCGGATGAGTCCTCTAATGGAGACAATTTCCCTAGTCTGGAGCAAAATGAAGAGAATCACAATTGAGCAGGTCAACAGGAATTTTCCCATGATGACAGTTCTGCAAGATAAAATGGGGAAGACATCAAGTTTGAGAGACATGCAGATAAATG encodes:
- the LOC139155795 gene encoding major prion protein homolog, with the translated sequence MLEAANDIAEAIKDLYTLFTSSEGGNSRSHDGNPADSKPKGDEVKYVEETVRNAPVEDPESYILGSPIAKMFFRFNDSDEERWWNENRHRFATHVYHPNSSQPISRDFFLNVCVNVTIGEYVKPTGNQTEDELEARVVTHVTNEKCMEMYPRLTVLTTAGSYYNNKPERATTLGIKSEFKYGEKVALANSLGRASGHNPPKNAVSDLHFSFENALFLIYPFAISVITLITPFLIF